In Oryctolagus cuniculus chromosome 18, mOryCun1.1, whole genome shotgun sequence, the DNA window agctgccaacgtTGATGCTGGCATCTATTTtgggcacagatttgagtcctggctactctgcttccaatccagctccttgttattgtgcctggaaaagcagcagaagatggcctaagtgcttgggcctcttctcccacatgggagatctgggtgaagctcctggttcctggcttcagtctggtccagccctggctgttgcggtcatttgggaagtacatgagcagatgaaagctcctctctctctctctccctgtccttctccctctccctctcctactctaTCTCTaactatctctatctctccctctgtctctgtaactctgccttccaaataaaaaatctttgggggggaaaaaaacagtGGGCATAGGCAGCAGTAAGAGAACAACACTTGTATGTCATGGTATCACTTATATACTTTTTAGAAACACACAAAACTgacgctggtgctgtggcgtagtgggtaaagccactgcctgcagtgttggcatcccatatcgacgctgatttgagtccaggtgctctacttccgacccagctctctgctatggcctgggaaagcagtagaagatggcccaagtccttgggccccagcacccgcatgggaaacccagaagaagctcctggctcctggcttcagattggcccagctctggccctgtggtcaactagggagtgaaccagtgggtggaaggcccctccaccgcctctccttctctttctgtgtaatctgattttcaaacaaataaataagcaaacacacAAAGCAATTCCATATAAACATTATCTATGTCTGCACACCcacaaaaaagtataaaaacaaggggcaggcatttggtgcaacagtcaAGATACCACTGGGGCTGCCTGCATTCTTATTGAagtgccagggtttgaatcctggcttgaATCTCAGTTCCGGCTCCCGCTGATgtggacccttggaggcagtgggaAATAGCCCAAGCTCttaagtccctgctgcccatatgggagaccccgataaagcttccagctcctgacttcggcggggcccagccctggctgctgttggcatttgggcagtgatctagcagatgaaagatctctgcctctctgccttgcaaatgaaatgaagttaatacatttttaaagtgtaaaaACAGGTATGGGGTGGACACACGGACTTTGTAATCAACTTCCTTAGCGGAGGAAAGGACTGGGGAGGGATAAAAAAGGGAgataaattgtttttaagatttatttatttatttgaaagtcagagttacacacagagagaaggagagagagagagagagagaaagagagagagagagagagagagaaagggtcttccatctgctggttcactccccaaatggccacaatggctggagctgagccaatctgaagccagaagtcaggagtttcttctgggtctcctacatgggtgcagaggggcccaagcactagggccatcttccaatgctttcccagtccattacagggagctagattggaagaggaaaagccaggacacaaaccagtgcccataagggatgccagcgacttagcctactacaccacagtgctggccccgtgaaCTGAATTTCTTAATTCACAGCCCGCATGCTATGTGCCAGATGCTTTTCCAGATACTGAGCATACAACAGGGAACAAAACAGATCCAGATCTGTGCACACGGAGCTCACATTTTAGATAAGGAGGCAGATAATAAGCAAGCTGAGCAAGCAAAATATTCAGTACGGTTGGTGGTGATGAATaccaaggaggaaaaagaaagcaaaaaaagtaAGGGAGGAGGCAGAACTTGCTGAGTCGACTGCTGGGGAGAGATCTTTGAGAGACATGCAGAGGCCCTGGGGTTGAAATGCACCTGCTGGTGAGCTCAGGTAGTGAAGAGGCAGGCAAGCTGGATGCAGTGAGCTTGGGGGGAGCaataagaggcagaggcaggctggcgctgcggctcactaggctaatcctctgccttgtagcgccggcacaccgggttctagtcccggtcggggcgctggattctgtcccggttgcccctcttccaggccagctctctgctgtggcccgggagtgcagtggaggatggcccaagtgcttgggccctgcaccccatgggagaccaggataagtacctggctcctgccatcggattagcgccgtgcgccggccaccggcggccattggagggtgaaccaacagcaaaaggaagacctttctctctgtctctctctctcactgtccactctgcctgtcaaaaaaaaaaaaaaaaaaaaaaaaaaggcagagagggatcAGGGGCTGACTCAGAGCACTGCTGCTCACTCAGTGAGACAGAACCTCCTAGAAGTTCCTGAGTGACAGGAAGCAACTCCTATTTTAATGGATCACTCTGAGTGTTATTGTGGCAAATGGAGGGTCACCGGCAGGGAAAGAGGACAAGGGCCCATCTGAGACACAGGTGGGGGGGTGATGGAGGCTTAACTCAGGTGGCAGCTGTGGAGGCAGACCAGCCGCAGGAGGCACTGGCAGGAGGTGAGGCCgggagcaggagcccagatgGGACCACGGGACTTTGAGATGTTGTCTGACATTCATGGGGAGAGGTTGAGTGGCAGCCGGAAACAGCAGAGTTCACAAGCAGGGCCCAGGCTGGAAGTGCACGTGGGGAGTCACTGGCCTAGGTGGtgtttaaagccaggagcctgttaatttttttaatttctcataaTTAAAAGAGCTGAAGCAAACATGACAATGTTGACATCTGTTAATTCTGGGTGATAAGTAGAGTGGTGTTTGGAATCCTATGAATCCTATTCTTTGCACCTTTGAACTTTTctctaataaaaattaattaataaacaaTTTATAAAGCCACAAAGGCGGCAAGCTGCTAAACAATTCTGTCATGAGGGCTTCAGATCTAACGCATGGTGACAAGTTCAAGTGGCCCTGCCGCCCACCTGAGCTCCGTGACCAGGGGTTGGCCCCGTCTCCCTGGGTTCCTGCTTCCACATTTAGACAGCGAGCAGCAGCCCCTGGCTCTTCCCAGTGTGGCCAGGCAGTCTACCCTGATTTTGCCCCAATGTCTCATGACCCAGGAATACCCCACACGCAGGCCCTATGGGGACAAGGTCAGTTTTGTCTCCAAACAGAAGGGAATTGCAGCAAGAAGAGTCAGAGAGGACAGTGCCCtccagccccccagccctgggATCCGAAAGGGATTAGGCTAAGCTTACAGAGAGGGGGCCCAGGGACCAAAATTCCACCATGTTTGCTGCTGCTGAGTGCATCCTGCCCAGGACCCCGGGACCAGTTGCTCCGTGAGCTTGAACAAGCCGGTGGGTGACTGAACCAAGCTGACAAGTTGCATTAGGCCCGGGTAGTGATGGTACTATGAATAACCATAATATGAATGATAACATTGTGCCCGGGTCTGAATAAAGTGCTTGGTGTGCATTCTCTCCGCACGACAGTTCTGCAGGGTTATCACTGGCATAAGCCAGACCTTGCAgacgaggaagctgaggctcagagatggCAAGCCCTGGGCCCCAGATCATGCAAcagagggagcagagctgggagcagggcccagggcgTGCGGCTCCGGAGCTCAGGCTCGGCGGCTCAGAGCAACAGGGCTCTCCAAATCTCTGCAACAAGAGCCAAAGgagagggcctggtgctgtgacgtagaaggctaagcctccacctgcattgccggcatccccacatgggcaccggttcaagtcccagctgttctgcctccaatccagctccctgctgatgcacctgggaaagcagcggaagatggctcaagtccctgggtccctttgatccacatgggagacccagaagaagttcctggctcctgacttcagcctagcccagccctggctgttgcagccgtttgagaagtgaaccagctgatggaagatctctctgtctctcaatctctctctctctctgtagttctgcctttcaaataaataaatctttaaaacaaacaaacaaaaaaagagccaaAGGAGACAACTGAGTAGCACTCCGGGAGATCATCAATGGCCCGTAAGCGTTTATGGATCACCTGCTATGGGGCAGCACGCAGTGTGCTTGGCCACAGAGGTGTGGAGAGGAGCACCTGACAGCCTCCGCTCTGAGAACCCTATGGCCTGGAGAAACGGGTTAATAAGCCAGTGTAGTAAAACCGACGGCTCCAGCGGACTTCTGGGAAGTTCCAGGTGTCTAGGGGGTCCTGTATGGGGACGTGGGGGTCTCAAAAGCAAAGTACAGGCTGGAGGGTGGAGTCACGGCAAGGGACCTTTCTCTGCAGTCACTCTATCGCTGAACTCCCATTCCCAGGCCATGAGCTCCAGAAGCTTCTTTCTCATAGAAACTGCTGGGCAGAGAGTAGCAGGTGCAGACAGTAGCAGGTGCAGACAGTAGCAGGTGCAGACAGTAGCGGGTGTTCACCTTTACGGGACAGGGGGAGAGCCGAATCCCGTGGTCTATGTTGGGTGAGAGGTGCAGCACCAGGTGCTCTTGTAGGACTACCCGTTTTGTGGTTCTGAGAAAACCACTTAAATGTTCGCGTGCGTTAAGCAGAGACCAGACCTTGAGGAGATGTGTGAGACTCGGGGCCATAGCAGTGGTCATCTCCTCTTCCCGGCATGCGGCCATTCAGTAGGTGCTCAGTGCATATGTATGGGCCACTGAGAAACAAACAGCTCAGCTGTGTGATAAGGAAAGAGGCGCTCCAAGTGGCAGGGCTTCCTGGCAGAGGCGTCTGAACTCGGGACCCCCCAGCGTTTGCCCCGCCGAGATCTACAACCCCCTAAGCTTGTGCAGAAAATGCTGTGCTCTTCTTCCTGCGGAGAGCATCCAGAATTTTCATAAAatctaaatatatgtatatattcattttatttgagaaagagagagagagggagaatgagcaTCTTCtatcctccactggttcattccccaaatgcccacaacagccagagctgggccaggccaaagccaggagcccagaactcaatctagggcCACCACGCggctggcagggagccaggtgcttcagtCATCGCCTGCTAGCTCCCAGTGCGCATTAAcaggagccggattggaagcagaggagctgggatttgaatcagggACGCAGACAGGGGATGCATCCTGGCAGCTGCACCCCACACCTGCCTCTCCACCAGACTTTGGAAGAGCTCCCTGACTCTCCCAAGAAGGCTAAAGAAGTACTTGCTTTCTCGGTGTGCGGTTCAGCTCCACCTGCCAGCCAGTTCAGGTCCTTGGGGTGTGCCGTGTGCGTGTTCTTGTTTTCCTGCTAGAGTGGAGATGCAGATGATGGCTGGAGTGGCCAGATGGGCCTGTGGGAACTCcttcaaaacataaaaataagcgtaaaataaataaaaaataaaataactttaaaaaaacattgtgGCTCAGTGACTTAAATCAGTTGTTTATGATATCGGAACCTCATATTAGAGCTCTTGTTTGCAGcccgcctgctctgcttctgatccagctccctgctgacacgcctgggaaagcagcagaagatggcccaggtacttgggtctctgctacccacatggatgtggatggaagatctctatctctccatctctccctctccctatatATTGTTCTACCTTTCGTAATAAATcagtctttgaaaaagaaaagggagctggaccagtctgggCGCAGTTCCCCGCGGGCGGGATTGTGCCTATCTCCAAGGCCCAGAAATTGGGAAATATATTCATGTTAGAGACTAGGTTTTGAAATTATCATTCAACTGGGGCCTTAAGCAAGTTCACTGTTAATCATCCAAGGAAGAAGCAGTGCTGGCATGGGTGGCTTAGGTGAGGATGAAGGAAAATTCCATTCCCTTCTCTGGGCTCACCTGGTTAGGCCAGGCCCCTCAGCACCCTCATGGCTGCTATGGGACACATCCAAAAAGTAGGGGGAAGCTGGGCCGCCACACAAGGCggcctgggactgggctgggtgtGCAGGCCCAGGAGGATGGACCTGGCCCCTGAGCCTGAGAGCAGCCACCCAGTCTTCTCAACCACGTGCTATGTATCTGCTCACTGTTGACTCCCAGCGGCCAGCACCGCTCCTGGCCCTCAGAAGGTGACCCACACATGAATGTCCCCTTTTGGGCTGTGGACCCCCCTTAGGGCAGGGAGCATTTTGTATCATTGCTACCCAGTGCTTGCCACAATACCCTTCTGACGACCAGAGAGCTTATCCCTTTCTCTTTGTTGGAAGTTCCCAATCAGATGAGTGGCTCCATGGTCAGACGGAGGCGCAGGAGGTCCTTATGGGTGAGTGATGGAGACCCCactaagctgggagctggaaggaGCTGTCTGCACTGGCCCAGGCCCAAGGCCCAGGCCTTGCTGAATGGTGACTGCGTTTTTCAGCAGGGGTCCTCAGGATAGCCATGCACAGGGGACGCATGCTCTTGTCCATCCATCACCTGTTCTTTCATTTGATCACTCACAGACTCACTCTCTCACTCGGGTCTCCAGTCACCCGAATGTTCATCTGACTCCTTCCCTCCTTCACTCATTCAACACAGAAAACACTGCAGAGCACTGAGCAGATAGGGAAAAGCTTCAGATATTGAGAGCCCCCAGATTGGGGCGAGGGAGTTGGGACCGGGGACACAAATAATCACAGCAGAAGAGAAAGGAGCAAATGGCATGAGAAATGTGccaatacagagagggagatcagaGGTGGCTTCCCGGAGGAAGTGTCGGCAGCAGCATCCCCAGGCTTTCTTTGAGAGGGTGGGAGTGGAGATGTCAGCTTGGGTTGTGGGAGCACGTGGTGGAGAGCCCAAAGCTACGTCACAGAGCACTTCACTAAGACGGAGAAGCAGTCGGCTGCTTAGATAAAAGAATGGGGTTAGGATAGAGGCTGGGGGTGGCTAATTCTCCCCCAAGTCCTCTCCTTCAGTGGTCTAGAAGTGGGCTCACGCCCCGGATTTTCTAACTTTTCACCCCTggggagaggggcaaccaggggAGGTTCTTGGTGGAGCTGAGGATGGAGACCCCCTCCTGCCCATGATAAGGGCTTTTACAGTCCACCACGGGAGAGGGGAtagggccctgggcctgggtaGAGGCAAACCCTGTGAAGGAGGGTCCAGGAATCACAGATAAATAGAATGCCGAGCGCTTGGAGACTGGCTGGAAGCAGCTGCCAATCTGAGCCCAGTGAGTGACATTGGCAGGTGGGAGGATGGGCTGCAAGCAGCCACCTGCACCCCTTGTGAAAAGCACCCCAATGACTGTACTGCTtggcctctcccctgccctccttctgcctgctctccccaacccccagcccGCGGCGTCTTGCTGGGCCGTGTGCAGGGCGTCTGGCCCCAGGGAGAGGTGGGGTGAGCCACAGTCCACACCTACACGGCTATAAATAGGGAGCCTCCCGTGGCTGCTGCCTCAGCCTCCCTGCTCCAGCCGTGACATCACCAGAGCCACCAGAACCACTCACTTTGCACTTGGACCATGGACCCCGGAGAATGCACCTGCATGTCTGGTGAGGGAGCAGCCGCCCTAGAGCCCCGGGACCTCGCACCAGCTTCCTGCAGGGAGCCCGCAGGACTCTCATCAAAACTTCCAATTTGCTGGAATCCAGGCTcagggaagggctggggtggggggaacctGATAACTTGGCCCTTCCTGCCTCAGGCACCTGGGAGCAGCCAGCAGTGCGGGTAGAAAAGTGCTCTTGGTGAGGGTTTGGGTCCCTCTCTGCTGCTCGTTCTGCGACACTTGATTATTTCTGGTCCACAGTGTCCTTGCCTAGAAACTGAGGATGCGCATGCCCTCATCCCAGGGTGCTGAGAAGCTGCTAATGGCTACTTGCAGGGGAGTTGTCAGAGGTGTATggaccccctcccagccccctacCCTGCTCTGGTCTGCGACCGCTTAATTCCAGGGAAGGGTGTTGGCTGGAAGGACAGACGACAGGTTCCAAGCCACTCCGGGCCCTTGCAGCCTCGGGAAATGGTACCTCGGAAGCCTTACAAGCCTCCTCGTGTCTGTGTGCAAACTTGCACACAAGACAGAGGCTTCCAGCATTTGGAAACTTAAAATGGTGGCTGggacaactttttttaaaaaagtgtggaCAGATGGTTTGCTCGAGACGAAGACTAGCTCTGGCTGTCCCTTGGGGCCTGCATGTGCCCCTTGCCTCTCTGCCTACCCATTGCCAGTGTGCTTCTTGCCTTtggaaggtgggggggggggggctcaaaGGCTTCCAGAGCTGCCCGAGGGACCTTGGATTTGCTGGAGTCGGCCTattcccctgctccccagcctgaTGGCCGTCACAGCCCTCTGGGTGGCTTTCACACAATACTGATTTCTTTCCCTCACCCGGACTTGCGAAGCAGACTACAtcaagggctgggcccaggagctGCATGTTTAATAAGCTTCCCAGCTAGGACTGACGGAGTGACGCTGGTGCAGCTGCTCCCAAAGACGGTGCCTGCACTGGGTCGCTGGGGCGGTCAGTTGCGGGCTGGGTGTTCCCCCTCCATCTCGGCCCTCACACTTGTGGTGGCGCTGTCCTCTCTTCCAGGAGGAATCTGCATCTGTGGGGACAACTGCAAATGCACAACTTGTTCCTGTAAAACATGTCGGAAAAGTGAGTATGGTGACGGCCGGGGCGAGGAGGATCCGACGCCCCAGCCCCAGTTCCCCAGCCGCGGCGGGAGGGAGCGGGTTCTGGGTGCTGTTTCCCTTTGGGGAAGATCTGGAATGAGagcccagcagagagcaggggcGGGGCTCCTGAGAGGAGGATGTCTGTGTTGtctggaagaggaaggggaggttCTATCCTTCccgggggagaaggggagggagcacTGGCCTGGAGTCACCAGCCCTGAGTTCTAGTCTTTAATCTGCCACTGTCCAGTGACCTTGGTAACCCCCATCCTTCCCTGGGCCTCTGGTGGACTCTTGATGTCCCCTACGTTCCCTTCCAGCCTAACATGACACAGCTTCCCCTCGCCAGGttttctgctaaaatgcatcGAGGCCTTGTGCACACCCTCTTCTTTTCCTACTTCCTCTTAGTCGTGGTGGTGAGGGCAAAGGCAGGAGGGGAGTGTTGACCCAAAGCTGATGTGTCCGTCTCCTGACCTTTTCAGGttgctgtccctgctgccccccgggCTGTGCCAAGTGTGCCCGGGGCTGCATCTGCAAAGGGGGCTCAGACAAGTGCAGCTGCTGCGCCTGAGCCCCATTCCCAGGCTGGGAGAGAGGCCTGGGAAGCATCTGTACAGTGCAGGAGTTGAGAAGTTGGAATGATTGTACCATAGGTTGTGCTTTTTATATGTTTGCCCCCAAGTGGTGTTGGTGACATCCATTGCTTACAGCAATAAAGTTTTCACTGGTGATTGAGTGGTGGCTCGGAGCACTGTTTTCCCCCAGCCCAGCAGGATGGAGAAGAGCTGGCTCTGTTGCAGATCCTGCAGGTACCCAGCCACATGCCTTCTGCAGGTGGCTGCATCCTACAGGACGCTGCAGCTCTGCCCAAGGCTTTCTCCTGCTGCACGAGCAAGCTTGACCCATGTACAAGGCAGGCTGGGAGGACTGGAGACTACACACCTCTAGGAAGAGCCCTTGGCCAGCAGCAAGTGGGAATCAGAGGATAAATACCCCAACATCTTCACCCTTCAGATGGGACAAGTCTGAGACTTGCTGCCCGCTGTCTCCCAGAGGTCTGCAGCAGCATTTGCAGCAAGTGCAACTTGCTCATTAATAAACTGGCttctgggaccggcgctgtggtgtagcaggtaaagccgccgcctacagtgctggcatcccatatgggcgccggttcgagacctggctgctccacttctgatccagcact includes these proteins:
- the MT4 gene encoding metallothionein-4 gives rise to the protein MDPGECTCMSGGICICGDNCKCTTCSCKTCRKSCCPCCPPGCAKCARGCICKGGSDKCSCCA